Genomic DNA from Vreelandella subglaciescola:
GCTATTAAGCTGCCAGCGCGCCCTGAGCGTAGTTTTCGTCGTTTGCGACTATTTTTCGTGATGTTGGATTTACGAGATACATCACGCTCTCGGCATGCACCGCAGGGGTTGTTATCGGCGTCGATACCATGTCGCCCCCTTAGCGTACTCACATACTAACACGCTCACGGTTAATTGGCCAGCTATCCTTTGCTCTCTTCCCGCATAATGCGACCTTTTTGCCGCTGCCAGTCGCGATCTTTTTCAGTAGCGCGCTTGTCGTGTAGCTTCTTGCCCGTTACCAATGCCAGCTCGCATTTTACCAAGTTGTGCTTCCAATACAGTTTGAGCGGCACACAGGTGTGCCCTTTGTCCTGAGTCTTGGAGAAAAGCTTGGCAATTTCTTTGCGGTGCAACAGCAGCTTGCGCGTTCGCGTCGGGTCAGCAATCTCATGGGTGCTGGCTGTATTCAGCGGCATGATGTGGCTGCCCAGTAGCCAAGCTTCGCCCCGGCGCACCAGAATATAGGTGTCAGTGAGCTGTGCTTTGCCTGCGCGCAGGCTTTTGACTTCCCAGCCGGCAAGCGAAAGCCCTGCTTCGAAGGTCTCTTCAATGTGGTATTCAAAGCGCGCTTTTTTATTCTGGGCAATAACGCTGCTGCTGGGACCTTTTTTAGCTTTCCCTTTCTTTGTGGCCATGGAACCTCGTCATTGATCTATGGGTTGCCCCTTCGCTAATGGAGGAGGCGTGATACCATTCTGGTGAAATTACCCCAATGATACGCCTTGGACACTGTGAAGTCAGCGGAGAGGTCAATGCCAACCGTGAATCGATCCGCCTTGGTGCGGCATACCCCCCAGCGAATGTTTGAGCTGGTGAACGATTTTGAGCAATACCCGGAGTTTTTACCGGGCTGTCGTCGTGCACGCCTGCTGGAGCGCGACGAGGCTCACCTCGTGGGCGAAATGACGCTTGGGCGTGCCGGCGTTGAGCAAACCATCACGACGCGCAATGAACTCTATGCGCCCGAGCGGATTGAAATGTCGCTGGTAAAAGGTCCGTTTAAACGCCTCAATGGGCGCTGGCTGTTTATTCCCGTAGGGGAAGGCGAATGTCGGATCAGTCTGGAGATGGAATTCGAGTTTGCCAACCGCTTGCTGAGTATGGCGTTCGGCAAGATTTTTCAGCAGATTGCCGGCCAGCTGGTGGATTCTTTTACTCGCCGTGCCGACGACCTGTATGGCCGTTAATGCACATAGTGATGCCGCGTTAAGAGGAGGTGGCTCATTGAACGTCGAAGTGGCGTTTGCCGTACCGGGTAAGCAGCGTTTAGTCGCCCTGCAGGTGGCATCGGGCACGACCGCAGCTCAGGCCGTTGCCCAGGCTGGGCTGCCCGATCTTTTCCCCGAGCTTGCGCCCGAGACGTTTCACGAGGCCCCCA
This window encodes:
- the smpB gene encoding SsrA-binding protein SmpB; this encodes MATKKGKAKKGPSSSVIAQNKKARFEYHIEETFEAGLSLAGWEVKSLRAGKAQLTDTYILVRRGEAWLLGSHIMPLNTASTHEIADPTRTRKLLLHRKEIAKLFSKTQDKGHTCVPLKLYWKHNLVKCELALVTGKKLHDKRATEKDRDWQRQKGRIMREESKG
- a CDS encoding type II toxin-antitoxin system RatA family toxin; amino-acid sequence: MPTVNRSALVRHTPQRMFELVNDFEQYPEFLPGCRRARLLERDEAHLVGEMTLGRAGVEQTITTRNELYAPERIEMSLVKGPFKRLNGRWLFIPVGEGECRISLEMEFEFANRLLSMAFGKIFQQIAGQLVDSFTRRADDLYGR
- a CDS encoding RnfH family protein, with the protein product MAVNAHSDAALRGGGSLNVEVAFAVPGKQRLVALQVASGTTAAQAVAQAGLPDLFPELAPETFHEAPTGIFGKALRAPHDHPLGDGDRVEVYRPLVIDPKAARLARAKRQQGR